One stretch of Bordetella avium DNA includes these proteins:
- a CDS encoding phosphate acetyltransferase, producing the protein MTANHVPHYERLIAHARQLPPAVCAIAHPCDETSLSSALEAARLGLLEPILIGPRRKIREVAERCSLDLTSIEIVDTPHSHASAAVAVERVRCGQATLLMKGSLHTDELMHEVVARDTGLRTGRRISHVFIMDVPTYPEPLFITDAAINIAPDLDTKADIIRNAIELHLGLGLGTPRVAILSAVEQIMTSLPGTIEAAALCKMADRGQIVGGVLDGPLALDNAISPQAAQVKGIVSPVAGRAQVLVVPDLEAGNMLAKNLSFLAGADAAGIVLGARVPIILTSRADSARSRLASCAVAMIYAHHLSRKVSVQ; encoded by the coding sequence ATGACTGCAAACCATGTACCGCACTACGAACGTCTGATCGCGCACGCGCGCCAGCTGCCGCCCGCGGTCTGCGCCATTGCGCATCCCTGCGACGAGACCTCGCTGAGCTCCGCCCTGGAGGCCGCACGCCTGGGCTTGCTGGAGCCCATCCTGATTGGCCCTCGGCGCAAGATCCGCGAAGTCGCCGAGCGCTGCAGCCTGGATCTCACCTCGATTGAAATTGTCGATACGCCGCACAGCCACGCCTCGGCAGCGGTGGCTGTCGAGCGCGTGCGTTGCGGCCAGGCCACCCTGCTCATGAAGGGCAGCCTGCACACCGACGAGCTGATGCATGAGGTGGTCGCCCGCGACACCGGGCTGCGTACCGGCCGCCGCATCAGCCATGTGTTCATCATGGATGTGCCCACTTACCCCGAGCCGCTGTTCATCACCGATGCGGCCATCAATATCGCCCCCGACCTCGACACCAAGGCCGACATCATCCGCAATGCCATCGAACTGCATCTGGGCCTGGGGTTGGGCACGCCGCGCGTGGCCATCCTGTCGGCGGTCGAGCAGATCATGACCTCGCTGCCCGGCACGATAGAGGCGGCGGCGCTGTGCAAGATGGCCGACCGGGGCCAGATCGTGGGCGGCGTGCTGGACGGCCCACTGGCCCTGGATAACGCCATCAGCCCGCAGGCCGCCCAGGTCAAGGGCATCGTCTCGCCGGTGGCTGGACGCGCCCAGGTTCTGGTCGTGCCCGACCTGGAGGCGGGCAATATGCTGGCGAAAAACCTTAGCTTTCTGGCAGGGGCCGATGCCGCCGGCATCGTGCTGGGCGCACGCGTACCCATTATCCTGACCAGCCGCGCGGATAGCGCCCGATCGCGCCTGGCCTCTTGCGCGGTCGCCATGATCTACGCCCATCATCTGAGCCGCAAGGTGTCCGTCCAATGA